In one Lachnospiraceae bacterium GAM79 genomic region, the following are encoded:
- the ylqF gene encoding ribosome biogenesis GTPase YlqF, with protein sequence MNIQWYPGHMTKAKRMMQEDIKLIDVVIELIDARVPYSSKNPDIDALAANKYRLILLNKTDLADAAVTAEWEAYYKEKGFFVAKINARSGDGMKNISNVVKEACKEKIERDRKRGIINRPLRAMIVGIPNVGKSTFINSYARKACTKVGNKPGVTKGKQWIRLGKDIELLDTPGILWPKFDDKEVGLRLAFIGSINDEILSITDLAYELIKFLQLNYCQSLADRYNINDDDDSVHILEQIAEKRACIKKGGELDIDKAAALLLDDYRSGKLGRISLERPSMVKDK encoded by the coding sequence ATGAATATACAGTGGTATCCGGGACATATGACAAAAGCAAAACGTATGATGCAGGAAGATATCAAGCTGATCGATGTTGTGATCGAGCTGATCGATGCCAGAGTGCCATACAGCAGTAAAAATCCTGATATTGATGCTTTAGCTGCGAATAAATACAGATTGATTTTATTGAATAAAACAGATCTGGCAGACGCAGCTGTGACCGCGGAATGGGAAGCATATTATAAGGAAAAAGGTTTTTTTGTTGCTAAGATCAATGCCAGATCCGGGGATGGAATGAAGAATATTAGCAATGTAGTAAAGGAAGCATGTAAAGAGAAAATTGAACGTGACAGAAAGCGTGGAATCATTAATCGTCCGCTTCGTGCCATGATCGTCGGTATTCCAAATGTCGGTAAGTCTACATTTATTAATTCTTATGCCAGAAAGGCGTGTACAAAGGTTGGCAACAAGCCGGGTGTTACAAAAGGAAAGCAATGGATACGTCTTGGAAAGGATATTGAATTATTGGATACCCCGGGAATATTATGGCCCAAATTTGATGATAAAGAGGTTGGATTACGACTTGCATTTATCGGATCGATCAATGATGAGATCTTAAGTATTACTGACCTTGCGTATGAATTGATCAAATTTTTACAATTAAACTATTGTCAGAGCCTTGCAGATAGGTATAATATTAATGATGATGACGACAGTGTTCATATTCTGGAACAGATTGCCGAGAAACGTGCGTGCATCAAAAAGGGTGGAGAATTAGACATTGATAAGGCGGCTGCGCTCCTGCTTGATGATTATCGTTCGGGCAAGTTGGGCAGAATCTCACTGGAACGTCCGAGTATGGTAAAGGATAAATAG
- a CDS encoding ribonuclease HII yields the protein MENKRKSITEIKSEFANADIHSVRQVMERYAEDDREGVKKLILSAEKKLTAHQKELDRMEHMFEYERQHADCQYICGIDEVGRGPLAGPVVAAAVILPENCDILYLNDSKQLSEKKREELYDEITEKAVAYGIGMADEKLIDQINILNADYEAMRIAIHKLAVKPDLLLNDAVRIPEVEIPQVSIIKGDAKSASIAAASIIAKVTRDRLMVAYDEIYPGYGFAKNKGYGSKEHIEALKTIGPCEIHRRSFITHFWKE from the coding sequence ATGGAAAATAAAAGAAAAAGTATAACAGAGATTAAATCCGAATTTGCAAATGCAGATATTCATTCAGTCAGACAGGTGATGGAAAGATATGCAGAGGATGACAGAGAAGGTGTAAAAAAACTGATCCTTTCTGCTGAAAAGAAGCTTACAGCACATCAAAAAGAGCTTGACCGGATGGAGCATATGTTTGAATATGAGAGACAGCATGCGGACTGTCAGTATATCTGTGGAATTGATGAGGTAGGCCGTGGTCCGCTTGCAGGTCCGGTAGTAGCTGCGGCTGTCATTCTGCCGGAGAATTGCGATATTCTATACCTGAATGATTCCAAGCAGCTCTCTGAAAAGAAGCGTGAAGAATTATATGATGAGATTACAGAAAAAGCGGTTGCTTACGGAATCGGTATGGCAGATGAGAAGCTGATCGATCAGATCAATATTTTAAATGCGGATTATGAGGCCATGCGGATCGCGATACATAAGCTTGCCGTGAAGCCGGATCTGTTATTAAACGATGCGGTCAGAATACCGGAGGTAGAGATACCACAGGTATCGATCATTAAAGGAGATGCAAAGTCGGCTTCGATCGCCGCTGCCAGTATTATTGCAAAGGTAACGAGGGATCGGTTAATGGTCGCTTATGATGAGATCTATCCCGGGTATGGATTTGCAAAGAATAAAGGGTATGGTTCGAAAGAGCATATAGAAGCATTAAAAACAATTGGACCATGTGAGATCCACAGAAGATCATTTATTACACATTTCTGGAAAGAATAG
- the plsY gene encoding glycerol-3-phosphate 1-O-acyltransferase PlsY, which translates to MLILARIICLVGGYFFGIIQTSYIYGKLHGIDIREYGSGNAGTTNALRVLGKKAGAVVFLGDLFKSVVACSITHIIMNALGIENVYLFVIYTAAGVVLGHNFPFYMQFKGGKGIAATSGIAIGLLDWRVALIELGLFVFCVVVTKYVSVGSICLVLGLMVSYTIFAYTGSYGFTSDSMKLESCIVLGLITLLAIYRHKQNIVRLIKGTENKFSLKDKRKTKEEQA; encoded by the coding sequence ATGTTAATCTTAGCAAGAATCATATGTCTGGTCGGAGGATATTTTTTCGGTATTATCCAGACAAGCTATATCTATGGTAAATTACACGGTATCGATATCCGTGAATATGGAAGCGGAAATGCAGGCACTACAAATGCACTTCGGGTTCTGGGAAAGAAAGCGGGAGCGGTTGTCTTTCTGGGAGATCTTTTCAAATCAGTTGTAGCCTGCAGTATCACACATATCATTATGAATGCACTTGGTATTGAGAATGTGTATTTGTTCGTGATCTACACAGCGGCAGGCGTTGTTCTTGGGCACAATTTCCCATTTTATATGCAGTTTAAAGGCGGTAAGGGAATTGCAGCGACTTCCGGTATTGCGATCGGTCTGCTTGACTGGAGAGTTGCGTTGATCGAGCTTGGATTGTTTGTATTTTGCGTAGTGGTAACAAAATATGTATCGGTAGGTTCTATTTGTCTGGTACTCGGACTGATGGTCTCCTATACGATATTTGCTTATACCGGTTCTTATGGTTTTACATCTGATTCCATGAAGCTTGAAAGCTGTATCGTATTAGGACTTATTACTCTGCTTGCTATTTACAGGCACAAACAGAATATTGTAAGACTTATAAAAGGTACAGAGAATAAGTTTTCATTAAAAGATAAAAGAAAAACAAAAGAAGAACAGGCATAG
- the lepB gene encoding signal peptidase I, with the protein MNIVKDLISLAIYILAIVAVCWLILTYVGQRTEVSGDSMNDTLHDGDSLWIDKLSYRFKDPERFDIVVFPYEEEDETYYIKRIIGLPGETVYIDEDGVIYINDEPLEENYGKEVIEENHRGLAAEAVTLGDDEYFVMGDNRNNSRDSRLSDVGNIHKDKFVGKAVFRFTGGFGFLNKEEQ; encoded by the coding sequence ATCAATATCGTAAAAGATTTAATTAGTCTTGCCATTTATATTCTTGCGATCGTTGCGGTATGCTGGCTGATTCTTACCTATGTGGGACAGCGTACAGAAGTAAGCGGAGATTCCATGAATGATACTCTGCATGATGGTGATAGTTTATGGATCGATAAGCTGTCTTATCGCTTTAAAGATCCTGAAAGATTTGATATTGTGGTATTTCCTTATGAGGAAGAGGATGAGACCTATTATATCAAACGAATCATCGGTCTTCCCGGCGAAACCGTTTATATTGATGAAGATGGTGTGATCTATATTAATGATGAGCCGTTAGAAGAAAATTATGGTAAAGAAGTGATCGAAGAAAATCATCGAGGACTTGCGGCAGAAGCGGTTACGCTCGGAGATGATGAGTATTTCGTAATGGGAGACAACCGGAATAACAGCCGGGACAGCAGATTGTCAGATGTCGGAAATATACATAAGGACAAGTTTGTTGGTAAAGCAGTATTCCGTTTTACCGGTGGATTCGGTTTTTTAAATAAAGAAGAACAATAA
- the der gene encoding ribosome biogenesis GTPase Der, with amino-acid sequence MSKPIVAIVGRPNVGKSTLFNALAGEKISIVKDTPGVTRDRIYADVSWLDYNFTIIDTGGIEPESDNIILKSMREQAEIAIETADVIIFMTDVRQGLVDDDHKVVQMLRKSKKPVILVVNKVDSFEKYMNDVYEFYNLGLGDPVPISGASRLGIGDMLDEVVSHFDEDSKNEEEDDRPRIAIIGKPNVGKSSIINKLLGENRVIVSDIAGTTRDAIDTEIVRNGTEYVFIDTAGLRRKSKIKEDIERYSIIRTVSAVERCNVAVLVIDATEGVTDQDAKIAGIAHERGKGMIIVVNKWDAVEKDDKTIYKFTKEIREKLSYMPYAELLFVSAATGQRLPKLFETIDAVIENHSLRVATGVLNEIMTEAVAMQQPPTDKGKRLKLFYITQVAVKPPTFVIFVNDKELMHFSYTRYIENKIREAFGFRGTPLKFIIRERKEK; translated from the coding sequence ATGAGTAAACCGATAGTAGCCATCGTTGGACGACCAAATGTAGGTAAATCTACCCTGTTCAATGCACTGGCAGGAGAGAAAATTTCAATTGTAAAAGATACGCCAGGCGTAACCAGAGACAGAATCTATGCAGATGTGAGCTGGCTCGATTATAATTTTACGATCATAGATACCGGTGGAATTGAGCCGGAAAGCGACAATATTATTTTAAAAAGTATGCGGGAGCAGGCAGAGATTGCCATTGAAACCGCGGATGTTATTATATTTATGACAGATGTCAGACAGGGACTTGTGGATGATGATCATAAGGTAGTCCAGATGCTCCGTAAATCCAAGAAGCCGGTGATCCTTGTGGTAAATAAGGTAGATAGCTTTGAGAAATATATGAATGATGTATACGAGTTCTATAATCTCGGACTGGGTGATCCTGTTCCGATATCCGGTGCATCCAGACTTGGAATCGGAGATATGTTAGATGAGGTTGTCTCTCATTTTGATGAAGATTCAAAAAATGAAGAGGAAGATGACAGACCTAGAATTGCCATTATCGGCAAGCCGAATGTAGGTAAGTCATCGATCATCAACAAGCTTCTCGGAGAGAATCGTGTGATCGTATCTGATATTGCCGGAACGACCAGAGATGCGATCGATACCGAAATCGTGAGAAATGGAACGGAATACGTATTTATTGATACTGCAGGACTTCGAAGAAAGAGCAAGATCAAGGAGGATATCGAGCGTTACAGTATCATTCGTACCGTATCGGCTGTTGAACGCTGTAATGTAGCTGTACTGGTTATTGATGCGACAGAGGGTGTCACGGATCAGGATGCAAAGATCGCAGGCATTGCTCATGAACGTGGAAAAGGAATGATCATTGTTGTAAATAAATGGGATGCGGTGGAGAAAGACGATAAGACTATTTATAAGTTTACAAAGGAGATCCGTGAGAAGCTGTCCTATATGCCATATGCAGAATTATTATTTGTGTCAGCAGCCACAGGTCAGAGACTTCCGAAATTATTCGAAACGATTGATGCCGTTATCGAGAACCATTCGCTCCGTGTTGCCACCGGTGTATTGAATGAGATCATGACAGAAGCAGTTGCTATGCAGCAGCCGCCTACAGATAAAGGAAAACGTTTGAAGCTGTTTTATATTACTCAGGTAGCGGTTAAACCTCCTACATTTGTAATATTTGTAAATGATAAAGAACTGATGCATTTCTCTTACACACGTTATATTGAAAATAAGATCAGAGAAGCATTTGGTTTCCGAGGTACACCTCTAAAATTCATTATCAGGGAGAGAAAAGAAAAATAA
- a CDS encoding NAD(P)H-dependent glycerol-3-phosphate dehydrogenase, producing MIIGILGAGSWGSALANLLAGNGHDVTVWSIDEKEIEMLNTYREQKDRLPGVHLNDTIVFTTDLEQTIDGKKMIICAVPSPFIRSTAKKIAPYITNEQLIVNVSKGIEEATLTPIVEIIESEIPGAKVAVLSGPSHAEEVGIGIPTTVVAGARDMDTAKLIQNTFMNDVFRVYTSTDVTGIELGGSVKNVIALAAGITDGLGFGDNTKAALMTRGMAEIIRLGTAMGAHVETLAGLSGMGDLIVTCTSRHSRNRNAGYLIGQGKSYKEAMAEVKMVVEGVYSAKATLKLAKKYGVDMPIVEEVNKVLFEGKPAREAVVDLLTRDRKAEISVEE from the coding sequence ATGATAATTGGTATTTTAGGAGCAGGAAGCTGGGGGTCAGCACTTGCAAACCTGTTGGCTGGAAATGGACATGATGTAACAGTCTGGTCTATAGATGAAAAAGAAATCGAGATGTTGAATACATACAGGGAACAGAAGGATCGTCTGCCGGGTGTTCATTTGAACGATACAATTGTATTTACAACAGATCTGGAACAGACGATAGATGGTAAGAAAATGATCATTTGTGCGGTTCCATCTCCTTTTATCCGAAGCACTGCAAAAAAGATAGCACCTTATATTACAAACGAACAGCTGATCGTTAATGTCAGCAAGGGTATTGAGGAAGCAACTTTGACTCCGATCGTAGAGATTATCGAGAGTGAGATACCGGGGGCAAAGGTAGCAGTCCTTTCCGGTCCAAGCCATGCGGAGGAAGTCGGTATCGGTATTCCGACTACTGTTGTAGCAGGTGCACGTGATATGGATACGGCAAAGCTGATTCAGAATACATTTATGAATGATGTCTTCCGTGTCTATACAAGTACAGATGTGACGGGAATCGAGCTTGGAGGCTCGGTTAAGAATGTTATCGCACTGGCTGCCGGAATCACAGACGGACTAGGATTCGGAGATAATACAAAAGCAGCGTTAATGACCAGAGGCATGGCAGAAATAATAAGACTCGGTACTGCAATGGGCGCTCACGTTGAGACTCTTGCCGGTTTGTCAGGTATGGGAGATCTGATCGTGACATGTACGTCCAGACACAGTCGTAATAGGAATGCCGGTTATCTGATCGGACAGGGAAAGAGCTATAAAGAAGCAATGGCTGAGGTTAAAATGGTTGTAGAGGGAGTATACTCAGCAAAAGCAACCCTGAAGCTTGCGAAGAAATATGGTGTTGATATGCCAATCGTTGAAGAGGTAAACAAGGTTTTGTTCGAGGGAAAGCCTGCTCGTGAAGCAGTGGTAGATCTGCTTACCAGAGACAGAAAAGCAGAGATATCTGTAGAGGAATAA
- the pgeF gene encoding peptidoglycan editing factor PgeF, whose translation MYNIIYINQDKTTEIKVKNGVPYIVFKNLELPGIVHGFSTRLGGVSEGIYSTMNLSFHRGDDMDAVMENHRRLAQAVGYDHRRLVFSDQVHETVIRKVTEEDAGKGITRESDITGTDGLMTNVKDLPLITFYADCVPVFFYDPVKEVVAMNHSGWRGTVKNISRHMVEALNKEYGCEASDLICAVGPSICQNCYEVSEDVAEAFKDAYLPEQYMKMTKNIGNGKYLLDLHRANYYNLTGAGILPEHINVTDICTCCNPDFLFSHRASHGKRGNLGAVIMLKSTADGGNVNE comes from the coding sequence ATGTATAACATAATATATATCAATCAGGATAAAACTACAGAGATAAAAGTGAAGAACGGAGTTCCGTATATCGTATTCAAGAATCTGGAACTGCCCGGTATCGTGCATGGGTTTTCGACAAGGCTTGGAGGTGTCAGTGAGGGAATCTATTCTACGATGAACTTGAGCTTTCATCGTGGAGATGATATGGATGCGGTGATGGAGAACCATAGGAGACTGGCACAGGCAGTCGGATATGATCACAGAAGACTGGTATTTTCCGATCAGGTACATGAAACAGTGATCCGCAAAGTGACAGAGGAAGATGCCGGAAAAGGGATCACAAGAGAATCAGATATAACGGGGACAGATGGCCTGATGACGAATGTAAAGGATCTGCCGCTGATCACATTTTATGCAGACTGTGTACCGGTATTCTTCTACGATCCGGTAAAAGAAGTTGTAGCCATGAATCATTCCGGTTGGCGGGGAACAGTTAAGAATATCAGCCGGCATATGGTTGAAGCACTAAATAAAGAATATGGCTGTGAGGCTTCGGATCTGATCTGTGCGGTCGGACCGTCTATTTGTCAGAACTGTTATGAGGTAAGTGAGGATGTAGCTGAGGCATTTAAGGATGCTTATTTACCGGAACAGTACATGAAAATGACAAAAAATATTGGAAATGGTAAGTATTTGCTTGATTTACACCGGGCAAATTATTATAATCTGACTGGTGCAGGTATATTGCCTGAACATATAAATGTAACCGACATATGTACATGCTGCAATCCGGATTTCCTGTTTTCACACAGGGCGAGCCATGGAAAACGTGGCAATCTGGGAGCTGTTATCATGCTGAAATCGACAGCAGACGGAGGAAACGTAAATGAGTAA
- a CDS encoding YraN family protein, whose amino-acid sequence MERYNTRKKGTEYEDMAALYLKDTGYRIFARNYRISAGEIDLIAGKDGYLIFVEVKYRSNSRHGSPESAVTPAKQRQISKVAVYYMKRYGYDPYNTPVRFDVIAVTENEIRHIEDAFPYQGYY is encoded by the coding sequence ATCGAGCGTTATAATACGAGAAAAAAAGGAACAGAATATGAAGACATGGCTGCATTATATCTGAAAGATACAGGGTATCGGATATTTGCCAGAAATTATCGGATTTCTGCCGGAGAGATCGACCTGATCGCAGGAAAAGACGGGTATCTGATATTTGTAGAAGTAAAATACCGGAGCAACAGCAGACATGGTTCACCGGAATCAGCAGTAACGCCTGCCAAGCAGCGGCAGATCAGTAAGGTAGCTGTGTATTATATGAAACGATATGGATATGATCCGTATAACACACCGGTAAGATTTGATGTTATTGCTGTGACGGAAAATGAGATTCGTCATATTGAGGATGCGTTTCCTTATCAAGGATATTATTAA